One Camelina sativa cultivar DH55 chromosome 3, Cs, whole genome shotgun sequence genomic window carries:
- the LOC104776158 gene encoding L-ascorbate oxidase homolog — protein MAVKEKYNASLLIVLSILIIVVMAEDPYRYFQWHITYGDIYPMGVKQQGILINKMFPGPEIRCVTNDNLIINVFNHLDEPFLISWAGIQNRKNSFQDGVYGTTCPIPPGKNYTYALQVKDQIGSFYYFRSLGFHKAAGGFGAIRISSRPLIPVPFPPPADDYTVLIGDWYKTNHKALRAQLDSGRKLPLPDVILINGRGSGAKLNVQPGKTYRLSISNVGLQNSLNFRIQNHMMKLVEVEGRHTIQTQFSSLDVHVGQSYSVLVTANQPPKDYYIVVSSRFTPQTLITGGVLHYSNSAGDVSGPLPDVPDSMSWSLNQARSIRTNLTAGGPRPNPQGSYHYGMINVTRTIRLVTSAGQIGGKQRYAVNSASFYPSDTPLKLADYFKIDGVYKPGSISDQPTSGAIFPMTSVLQADYKAFVEIVFQNWDNIVQSWHFDGYSFFVVGMEFGKWSTASRKIYNLNDAVSRCTVQVYPRSWTAIYVALDNVGMWNLRSELWERQYLGQQLYMRVYTTSTSLRDEYQIPKNALLCGRAIGHHK, from the exons ATGGCGGTCAAAGAGAAATACAATGCATCATTGCTAATCGTTTTATCGATTCTAATAATTGTCGTCATGGCGGAAGACCCGTACAGATACTTCCAATGGCACATAACCTATGGCGACATTTATCCTATGGGTGTTAAACAACAG GGTATATTGATCAACAAAATGTTTCCGGGTCCGGAAATTCGCTGTGTTACCAATGACAATCTCATCATTAACGTATTCAATCATTTGGATGAGCCTTTCCTTATCTCATG GGCGGGGATTCAAAATAGAAAGAACTCGTTCCAAGACGGAGTGTACGGAACGACGTGCCCAATCCCGCCGGGGAAGAACTACACCTACGCTCTTCAGGTAAAAGATCAGATCGGAAGTTTCTATTACTTCCGGTCACTCGGATTTCACAAAGCCGCCGGCGGATTCGGAGCTATCCGTATCTCTAGCCGCCCATTGATCCCAGTCCCTTTCCCTCCTCCCGCCGATGATTACACTGTTCTCATAGGCGACTGGTACAAGACCAACCACAAG GCCTTGAGAGCACAGCTCGATAGTGGCAGAAAGCTTCCTTTACCTGATGTAATTCTCATCAATGGCCGCGGAAGTGGCGCAAAACTCAACGTTCAACCag GTAAAACGTATAGGCTGAGTATATCAAATGTAGGATTACAGAACTCACTCAACTTCCGCATCCAAAACCACATGATGAAGCTGGTTGAGGTCGAAGGGAGACACACTATTCAGACTCAATTCTCTTCTCTTGATGTTCATGTTGGTCAATCTTACTCTGTCCTCGTTACGGCTAACCAACCTCCTAAGGATTATTACATTGTGGTCTCTAGTAGATTTACCCCACAGACCCTCATCACCGGCGGTGTTCTCCATTATAGTAACTCTGCTGGAGATGTTTCTGGACCTCTTCCCGATGTACCTGATTCGATGAGCTGGTCTCTTAACCAGGCTCGATCTATCAG GACCAACCTTACAGCGGGCGGACCAAGACCAAACCCACAAGGTTCATATCACTATGGTATGATAAACGTCACCAGAACTATCAGACTTGTTACTTCTGCTGGACAGATTGGAGGCAAGCAACGATACGCCGTGAACAGCGCATCATTTTACCCATCAGACACCCCTTTAAAACTTGCTGACTACTTCAAAATTGACGGTGTATACAAGCCTGGTAGCATATCTGACCAGCCCACTAGTGGAGCAATATTCCCAATGACATCTGTCTTGCAGGCTGATTACAAAGCCTTTGTGGAGATTGTTTTCCAGAATTGGGATAATATTGTCCAGAGCTGGCATTTTGACGGTTACTCTTTCTTCGTTGTTGG GATGGAGTTTGGGAAATGGAGTACTGCCAGTAGGAAAATCTACAATCTAAACGATGCAGTCTCACGCTGCACTGTTCAG GTGTATCCAAGATCATGGACTGCAATATACGTGGCACTAGACAACGTAGGAATGTGGAACCTAAGATCAGAGTTGTGGGAAAGACAATACCTGGGACAACAGCTTTACATGCGTGTCTACACAACCTCGACTTCTCTCAGAGATGAATACCAAATCCCGAAGAACGCTCTTCTTTGTGGCAGAGCTATTGGACACCACAAATAA
- the LOC104776157 gene encoding uncharacterized protein LOC104776157: MASSAPQGSVDPLTGKDPAKALTAVASGFFENVKKNRQSFFQFFAMTGILLLSFRSVSQKYRIHDLEEDTAVLKKEQDSLTDRMSKIKSDLLHQASIDSTGVFASRLRLLFGDEKK, encoded by the coding sequence ATGGCTTCATCGGCGCCACAAGGATCTGTCGATCCACTCACCGGGAAGGATCCGGCGAAGGCGTTAACTGCCGTAGCGTCTGGATTCTTCGAGAACGTGAAGAAAAACAGGCAAAGCTTCTTCCAATTCTTCGCCATGACTGGAATCTTGCTTCTGAGCTTCCGATCTGTAAGTCAGAAGTACCGAATCCACGATCTGGAGGAAGACACGGCTGTTCTCAAGAAGGAGCAAGATAGTTTGACTGATCGTATGAGTAAAATCAAGAGCGATCTTCTTCACCAAGCTTCGATTGACTCTACCGGCGTCTTTGCTTCTCGTCTCCGTCTACTCTTCGGTGATGAAAAGAAGTGA